In Ignavibacteria bacterium, the sequence TTGAAGTACAAACAGGTATTTCATCGGATAAAGGACACATAAAGGAATACGTATCTCCCGTATGTTATCTGAAAGCTATATTCGTTAATATTCTTCATACGAAAATCACTACGGGAACAATCCGCTTAAGTACAGAAAATCAGCATCCTAATGCAGATAAGAATAATTTCGGTACAGCCTGTAACGGAACATTTGAAGACAAAGAGATTCCTTTGGACGATCCTGAGCAGCTGCGTGTCCTTTTGGATGAAATTTCGTCAACATATGAAAGAATTCATCTGGACTCATGTTATTACACACCTTTAGAACAATCAAAAACAAGAAAGGACAACACATGGAAAGTGAAGACAGCATAACATCATTCGCAGAAGAAATAAACAAAAGACAGAAATCACTTATAGGAGATTACTCATGCCAGACGGCAATTGTGGTCGGATTGGGAGGAATAGGTTCTTGGCTGGCGATTGATTTAGCTTTAATAGGAATTGGTACGCTTATACTCTTTGATGATGATGTAATTGAAGCTTCTAATCTAAACCGTACATTATTCAAACTTTCACAAATCGGTGAGTTGAAAACGAAGGCGGTTAAGGACTTAATTATGGAAAGACGTAAGGATATACTCGTTGTCTTATGCAACGAACGATTTACAACTGACCATCTCAACAAATACAGAGATTCAGATTACTTGTTCGATTGCAGCGATACCTCTAAACTAAAAGATTCAATCGGAGAATGCAGAAGTGAGTTCGTAATTCCTAAGTATATGAAACTCGGCTACGATGGCTATGAGGGCACTCTGAGCATGAATGATTTCAACACAGGGCTATGGGGCGAAGACAGTTCTTACACGATAACGCCAAGCTTTTTCGGGACACCACAGATACTCAGTGCCTTCGCTGTAATAGAAATGGTGATGAAGCATAAGGCAGTATCTAAAACTGTGAATATGAACGTAAAGAGATTTATCAATTTACTTGAAACAACCGGAGCGATGAAAAATTAACAAACTTTTAAATTAATTTAAAACTAAATGGAAAATAAGAAAGAGATCAAACCGGAAGATACAGCACTGCTCAAACCATCGTCTGACAAACACAGCAAGAAATCTATGAAATCAAACAAGCTTGTTTCATTTACTGAGCAAAAGAAAGAAGCTTGGGACTCAGGTATTAAAGTCCTTACATCAGTTGATATCATTATTCCTGTTAAACTATTACACGTTTGTAATTACATAGCAGATAAGGTAAGAGGCGATGAGTTCTCAATACTCACAAACATACTCGAAAAGGATAACGATACTATTACTTTATCTGAGGAGTATTATATTCCCAAACAAAAGGTAAGCACATCTTCAATAGATTATCTGCCTGACCCTGAAGCAGCATTGTTTAACACTGTAATACACAGACATCCCAATGGAATGAATGGTTTCTCATCAACAGACAGAAATTATATCAACCAGAACTTTGAGCTATCAATACTTTACACTAAGTCAGATGCTTTTGTAAACGGAATCTTTAATCTCAAGCATAACGACTATCTGATACAGATACCTGTAGAGATATTTCTGGACTACGGTATAGAGGACATCGACATAAAGAACATCGAAAAGGAAACTGATTTCGGGATTACTTTCAACCGTGACCGTAAGAAGAGCAAAATCGACGAATGGCGGGTCAATGCAAAGCCGGAATTATCTTCTGGTAATAGAAATAGCGAAGAGAGTCTGTTTCCGGAAGAGAAGCTCGATTACAATATGATGCGTGAGTTACTCTTGGAAGAAGTAAACGGAGAGTTACAGAATCTTGATTACCGTGTTACGAGCATCGAAGACAGCATGTTCCATGGCGGATTTTCTATGCTGGGTGAAGCGCCGTTTTAATAAACACAAAGACCGGAAAGGACAAAGCTATTATGAAGAAACCAATAATCTCAAAAGAAGTGGCACTGCTGATGTTTAACCTTGGAATTGAACTGCTAAAATCAGTGAAAGACATTTACGAAACTAAAACTGAAGAAAGGATTTTAACAGATGATGATACCACCACGAATACCGTTAGAGATAGCAAGAAGGATAATAATCTTTCTGATAGAGTTACTGATACTCGATAAAATTAAAAAGCGAAAGTAACACCAAAGGCGGCATTCATCCACAAAATGCCGTCTTTCTTATTTTGTGCAAAAAATTTACACGGAATAAAAATCCCAACGAGTCCCCGGCTCCCCTTGGTACTATTATAAAAAGGAGTATTTAAAACACTCCATTTTCACTAACTACTTTATAAATTTAACACTTAATAAATATGAAACTATTCACAAAGGGAATTGAAGCTATAGCACAGGCTCAGAACCCATTAGGTGCTGATATGAAAAAACAGGTTATCGTTGCTAAATTCTTTAACCCAACAGGTGCAGGTACATGGTATCTGATGAACCAAGACCCAAACGATCCTGACTATCTCTGGGGAGTCGTTGAACTGTTTGAAGTAGAAGTTGGAAGTTTTTCTAAATCAGAGTTAGAGAATCACGTTGGGAATTATGGTTTGGGTATTGAGCGGGATTTATACTTTGAGGAGGTGAATGCGAAGGTGTTGTTTGAGAAGATGAAACAGATTGTAAAATAAAATATGTAATATCTGACAATATATTAACATGGAATTAGATATTGCCACCTATTTCTTGCACAATAGCATTTCAAATAAATAACAGTACTATGTTGTTACATTTCAATATTCATTTAAAAAATTGTTCTTAAGTTCTCTTTTAATTTCTTTATCAAATAATAATATTTTAGCTTGCACGAATAATAAGGATTTTTGCTGATTAAATTCTATTAAAATTGATTTTAGTTCTTCCCAAAATCTTTTCCGTTGCTCATAAAGATTAATCATATTGCTACCAGAATAGAATATTGAGTCTAATTGCATCTTTTCCAATCCGTTATAATTACAATCGACTTTTTCAAATATATACCTTATCAATTCCAACCTTTTTTCTGGGTAAACTTCTACTACTATTGAAAATATAAAATTAAGTTTCTTTAAATTATTTATATTTATTCCAATATAGTTTTTTATGAATAATTCGACTTTCCCTTCAAATGGTACACCTTTAAAGAACCCAATTTTATAATCTCGAATTTGATCATACTTTGTTTTTGTTCGACAATATTCAAGTGCTTTATCAAATATTCCAATATAATTATCAAACTCCCATAATACTTTAAAATTCCCAAATTCGTCATGTGAAGAAACAAACTCCTTATCCCTAAATCGGGATTCAATGTAGTCGATTATGAAATTCTCGTCTTTACTTATTATGACACTTAAGACTTTTTTGTTATAATCCGTCGGGTCGGTGCTTACTTGATACAAATATATTCTTTTTAGTATCTCTAAGTTATTATAAAGGAAATTATTTGTTATGCTATCATCTTCAATATGATATAGTAAATATCTGAAATCTACTTTAAAACCCTTTTCCTTTGTTCTTTCTAACAAACAGTTAAAAGTATTGGAAAAAATATTGATATCATATTTGTAATATCTATTTAAATAAGTGAAATCTGTAAGACAAACATATTGGAATTTCTTGTTTTTTATAACCGAGTAATATTCGTTTATATAATATTCGTTTATATAACTTTCGGGCATATTACAGAAGAAGTTTATTAGCCAACCATATTTATGTTCATAATCACCTTTTTTAATAATCTTATAATATCTGCTGATAAACTCCCCTCCATAGTGATAAACTTGACTGTTCGATTCATATATATTTATTCCGATTTTATTACTGTTTGAAATTATGTTATGTAAAAGTTTAAGAAAAATATTTTTATCCTCAGTTATAATGTTTGAAAGAATTATTTGAATAGATTCTTTAATCTGATATTCAATATTATTCTCGCAAAATTTAGTGATTTCGGCGAACCAATTGAATAACTGCTTATATTCATTGATACCATATCCGACAAATTCCATTTTGAATTTATTATGGAGGTATAATCTAAATTTTTCAACACCCATTTTTAATTCACGTCGTTCATCCCATCTTAATAATCTATAGACTCTATAAATATCGTTACTAAAAATATCTTTCAAATATGAAGCATCCTTAAGTTTTATTCTATTTTCAAGAAAGCTGACATATTCATTTACAATTTTGCAATGTTGAAAACTATTTGGATCTAAAAACTTTTCCATAAAGGGTATTACAAATTGAGAATCATAATGATAAATCTCTCCTATTAGTTCATACTCTGATGGATGAATATACTGTGTAATAAACTTCAACACCTTATCTTTGTCGGATTCATAAATGGTAAAAATATATTCGAATATATTTTTACGCAAGAGCTTCATACTTTCATTTAATCGAAGTGGTATATTAGCCATTGTGACTTGACGATTATCCGATGTCCAACTCACATACTTAGTTGTAACTAGATAAGAATTAGCTATTGATAATATTATGTTATTAAAAAGTAAGCCGTTGTGAGTTGCGCACCTTATTAAATAATTAAATAATTCATTTT encodes:
- a CDS encoding ThiF family adenylyltransferase, whose amino-acid sequence is MESEDSITSFAEEINKRQKSLIGDYSCQTAIVVGLGGIGSWLAIDLALIGIGTLILFDDDVIEASNLNRTLFKLSQIGELKTKAVKDLIMERRKDILVVLCNERFTTDHLNKYRDSDYLFDCSDTSKLKDSIGECRSEFVIPKYMKLGYDGYEGTLSMNDFNTGLWGEDSSYTITPSFFGTPQILSAFAVIEMVMKHKAVSKTVNMNVKRFINLLETTGAMKN
- a CDS encoding DUF2958 domain-containing protein is translated as MKLFTKGIEAIAQAQNPLGADMKKQVIVAKFFNPTGAGTWYLMNQDPNDPDYLWGVVELFEVEVGSFSKSELENHVGNYGLGIERDLYFEEVNAKVLFEKMKQIVK